Sequence from the Fulvivirga ligni genome:
CCTCTCAAAGTGATCTCACCTGTCATAGCCAGTTTATCCTTCACTTTTCTTTGGGTATAAATAGAAGCTAATGACGTAAGCATAGTGATACCTGCAGATGGCCCATCCTTAGGCACTGCACCTGCCGGCACGTGTACATGAAGATCATACTGATCAAAAGCTCTGTAATCTATGCCCAAATGCCCTGCATTAGCTTTTAAATAAGAAATAGCAGCCATGGCCGATTCTTTCATTACATCTCCCAATTGGCCAGAAAGCGTAAGCTTACCCTTCCCTTTGCTCAAGCTGGATTCAATGAATAGTATCTCCCCTCCTACCTGTGTCCAGGCTAGGCCAGTAACTACACCAGCAATATTATTGCCCTGATATAGCTCTTTATCAAATCTTTCTCCACCAAGAATTTTCACTACCTCTTCTGCGGTAACAGTAGAGTTGAATTCTTCTTCTAAAGCAATTGACTTAGCGGCATGCCTTATCACAGAACCGATAGTTCTTTCAAGGTTTCTCACACCAGACTCTCTGGTATACCCATCAATCACTTTTTCAATACCTTTTTTATGGAAAGAAACATCCTTAGTTTTTAAACCATGTTCTTTCTTTTGCTTGGGTATTAGGTGCCTCTTAGCTATTTCTACTTTCTCTTCCTGCGTATAGCCAGAAATCTCAATGATCTCCATTCTATCTCTTAAAGCAGGGTGGATAGTTTCTAATGAGTTAGCTGTAGCTATAAATAAGACTTTTGAAAGGTCATATTCCAGCTCCAGATAGTTATCTACAAATTCACCGTTTTGCTCCGGATCTAATACCTCCAACAAAGCCGATGCAGGATCTCCCCTAAAGTCTGAACTCACCTTATCTATCTCATCCAAGATAAATACCGGATTAGAAGATTTCGCTTTTTTTAAGTTTTGAATGATCTTACCAGGAAGCGCTCCTACATAAGTTTTTCTGTGCCCTCTAATCTCAGCTTCATCATGCACACCTCCCAGTGACATTCTGACATACTTACGTTTTAACGCTTTCGCTATAGATCTACCGAGTGAGGTTTTACCTACTCCGGGAGGGCCATAAAGACATAAAATAGGGCCTTTCATATCTTGCTTCAGCTTAAGCACTGCAAGATATTCTATGATCCTATCCTTCACCTTGTCCATTCCAAAGTGATCATTATCTAAGATCTTTTTAGCCCGTTTTAGATCAAAATTGTCCTTAGTAAATTCATTCCACGGCAGATCAAGAAGCAGCTCCACATAGTTCATGGCCACAGGATACTCCGCTGCTGCGGGATTCATTCTTAAAATTTTATCCAGCTCTTTCTGAAAATGTTTATTCACATCTTCAGGCCAATCTTTCTTTTCACCCTTCTTCCTTAGCACCTCAATTTCCTGATCAGGTCCATCATGCCCTAACTCATCTTGCAACACTTTAATCTGCTGCCTCAGGTAATAGTCTCTCTGCTGCTGATCTATATCGGTGTGGACTTTCTTTTGAATGTCGTACTTCAACTCTAAAAGTTGAATTTCCTTAAGCATGAATTCTAAAAGAAGCGTAGCTCTTTCATTACCATCATTCAGCTCTAATAATCTTTGCTTATCAGCAACTTCCGCATTAAGGTTAGAAGAAAGGAAATGAGTTAAGAAACCTAAGTCGTGGATATTATCCAACGCCATCTGTGCTTCTTGAGGAATTTCAGGGTTAAGCTTCAAAATCTTGGAAGCAGAATCCTTCAAAGATTGAATAATTGCCTTAATTTCCTTCTTAGTACTTTTAGGATAGGTGCTTTTAAGCAGCTCTATACTAGCTCTGATATATGGCTCTTCTTGTTTTACTTCTTCTATAGCAAAACGGCTCTTCCCCTGAATAATAATAGTAGTATTCCCATCAGGCAGCACTAGCATCTTAATGATCTTAGCTACAGTACCAATGGTATAAATATCATCTATGGAAGGATCTTCCGTTTTTACATTTTTTTGGGCTATAACGCCAATATATCTATCTCCTTCGTAAGCTTTCTTAACTAGTTTTATCGATTTCTGACGCCCCACAGTAATTGGTATCACTACCCCAGGAAACAACACTGTGTTTCTTATGGGAAGTATAGAAACCTCCTTTGGTAAGTTATCCTGCTCCTCTTCTGAACTTTCTTCCGGATTAATGAGTTGAATAAGGTCTTCTGAATCCTCCTGCACTAAATCTGAAAAAAACAATTTATTAAACATATATTGTTGTGTCTTAAATACTTTAACATGCCATTATGACACATTATTAATACAAATTTCCTAAATTTCGGATTGACCTATTAAAGGTCAATAGCTATGCCAAAAACATTTTTTTAACTGATATTGAAAAAAATACTTTTTTATAATAGGGCTAAGGTCAACACGAGCACAAGGTTGATGCTTCAAGCAACGATTAAAGGGGGCTTAGGATTGTTACTTCTAATCTTTTTAAACAGCGCTGTATTCGGGCAGGTAAAGTCCGGTGGAGTACTCAATCTTAATGACTCATTATCCAGATTTAGCCAGTCAGACCTGTTTGATTTTGCTAATGTTAACAAAGTACCTTATTACTATAACGAAAGCAAATTAAACCAAATAAAAAAACTTTATGAGGAAAAGGCCACGATAGCCTTATATCCAAAGCTCCGCGCCTACGTGAAAAATTTCGGAGTAATGAATTTTTACCGTGACACTTTCTGGCTCTGGCAACTCGCCAAATTGACAGAGCTACATGGAGATGTGGAAGAAGCCAAATTACTCTATAAACTTATACTCAAACATCATAGGGAAGATATTGATATTGAGCAAATTGCCACTTATTACGATTCTCTTACTACTAACGATAAAGATTACTACGTCTCTTTAGATTATTATTACGAGCTGGTAGATTATCGTAAGGAAGTAGATACACTGATCCCACCGCGAAGTGTGCTTCTGAACATGGGCGATATCGTAAATTCTGATCTTTCTGATTACGGCCCCACGCTAAGCTCCAATGATGATGTACTGATTTTCACCTCAAAAAGAAACTCTCATTTCAGAGGTGTAGACCCGGTGAATGATGAAGATCTTTTCATGACGCGCTATGATTATAATAGCTGGGATAAAGCTAATGAACTAAAAAAACTAAACACCCAATATAATGAGGGCTCTGCCACCTTAAGCAAGGATGGTCAAACCATATACTTTGCCCGATGCAACTCTCCAGATTCATATGGTGACTGTGATTTATTCGTCAGTCGTATGGAAGAAGACAGCACTTGGGGCAAAGCCACTAATTTGGGCGCTAATATCAATAGTATTACCTGGGACTCTCACCCTTCACTGTCTCATAATGAGGATACGCTTTATTTTGCCTCTGATAGAATAGGTGGTTTTGGTTTATCAGACATCTATTTCAGTGTGAGGGAGAATGGACAGTGGTCAAAGGCTCAGAACATTGGTCCTATCATCAATACTAGAAACTCTGAGGTAAGCCCATTCTACCATCATAAGGATGATGTTCTCTACTTCAGTTCCAATGGTCAGAACCTTAATTTCGGTGAGTTTGATATTTATAAATCCTACTATGATCGTCATAATTGGACGGAACCGATAAACATAGGCCCGCTGGTTAACGGGCCTGGCAGTGAATTCTACTTCACTATAGATTCAAAATCTGAGAACCTCTACTATGCACGTTCTGTGAAAGATAACATGACGAACCTGGATTTATATTCATTTCCAGTTCCGATGGGAGCACAACCTGATGCCACCACCAAAGTAAAAGGATCATTGACTAACGAGGAAAACGGCAAGCCATTTCAAGGCATAGTTTCCATTATAGATCTGGATAATGGCATTGAGGTAGCACCAAAGTTTTTAAGGCCTGATGGTAGCTTTGAGTTTGACCTGATCAATAACAATAACTATCTCCTTATCATTCAAGGAGAGGAATTCTTTAGAATAGAGGAAATCTTCTATCTGGATGGTGAAAAGGAGCTTCACAGGCAAACTACGCCTATATCCAGCAAGATCAAATTTGAATCAATGGAATTTGAAGAGAACAGAGCTGACCTTACCACACCTATGTATGGTGATCTGGATAAGATTGCGGACTTTTTGCTAGATAACCCGGACTACAAGCTAAAGATCAATGGACACACAGATTCTGATGGCCAGGAGAACTTCAACCTCAAGCTTTCACAGGATAGGGCAGATATTATTAAAGAATACCTCGTTCACTTCGGTGGCGTAGAAGAGAACCGTGTCACAGCTAAGGGCTATGGAAGCTCCAAGCCGATTGTGAAGGAAATCACTGAAGAAGACAAACACCTGAACAGAAGGGTTGAATTCCAGATATATCAGGAAGAAAATAACGAACAGTAAGCACAAAAAAAGCCTGTCAGAAAAACTGACAGGCTTTTTTATTATCTCTATTTCTTTGGTAATTAACCGATAGAAACTCTTTTAAACTCAGTAACAGTAAGACCACTGTTTACAGAATCTAAATATTTAGCTACAGTTACAGAGCTATCTTTTACAAACTGCTGATTTAACAAAGTGTTATCTTTGTAGAATCTTTCAAGTTTACCTTGAGCGATTTTCTCAACGATTGCCTCAGGCTTACCTTCAGCTAAAGCTTGCTCTTTACCAATTTCTAATTCTTTCTCTACAGTAGAAGCATCTACATCACCCTTATCTACAGCTACAGGGTTCATAGCAGCAATTTGCATACCTACGTCTTTACCAGCAGCTTGAACGTCAGTACCATTAGCTCCTTTAAGAGATACTAATACACCTAGTTTGTTACCAGCGTGAATGTAAGGAACTACAGCTTCGCCATCAACAATTACATACTCACTGATCTCGATTTTCTCACCGATTTTACCAACAAGCTCAGTAATTTTTTCTTCTACAGTAACGTTACCAATTTTTTCAGCCATAAGAGCTTCTACAGTAGCTGGTTCTTTTTCAAAAGCAACATCAAGGATAGCATTACCTAAACCTAAGAACTCTTCGTTTTTACCCACGAAGTCAGTCTCACAGTTAAGTGCTATAAGGATACCTTTAGAACCTGCGTCATTGGTTTTCACGAAGACAGAACCTTCAGTAACTTCTCTATCTGCACGAGAAGCAGATACTTTTTGTCCTTTTTTTCTAAGAAGGTCAATTGCCGCATCAAAATCACCTTCAGCTTCAGTAAGTGCCTTTTTACAATCCATCATACCGGCACCAGTCATCTGCCTTAGCTTATTTACGTCTTTCGCTGTAATAGCCATAGTTTGTTAATTTTATAAATTGCTTAATTTAATTATCGTTAATAAAAAAATTGAACATCAGTATAAAGCCAATGTTCAATTTTCTTCTTTTTCAATATATATCTATACTTTATTTCTCTACAGTCTCGTTTTCGTCTGCTTTCTTCTTAGCTTCTTCTTCCTTTTTCAAGTTAGCTTCTTCTTTTTCCTTCTTTCTTTCGCTAAGACCTTCTTCTACCACATCACAGATATAGTTAGTGATAAGAGAGATTGATTTGAAGGCATCATCGTTCGCAGGAACAGGGAAATCTACACCAGTAGGATCAGAGTTAGTATCTACCATAGCAAATACAGGGATATTTAACTTCTGAGCTTCTTTTACTGCAATGTGCTCTCTTTTTACATCGATCACAAAAAGTGCAGCAGGAAGTCTGTTAAGGTCAGAGATACCACCTAGAACTCTCTCTAGTTTTTCTTTCTCTCTAGAAACCATTAACCTTTCCCTTTTCGCTAAGTTCTGGTAAGACTCGTCTTTCATCATCTTATCAATTGAAGACATTTTCTTCAATGATTTTCTGATAGTAGCGAAGTTAGTAAGCATACCACCTAACCATCTGTCAGTAACGTAAGGCATGTTTAATTTCCTTGCCGCTTCACTAACTACGTCTTGTGCTTGCTTCTTAGTAGCTACAAAAAGAACTTTTCTTCCTGATCTTACTATGTTCTTAAGTGCATAAGATGCTTTGTCGAGGCACTCAAGGGTCTTATTTAAATCAATAATGTGGATCCCGTTTTTCTCCATGAAAATGTACTGAGCCATTTTAGGATCCCACTTTCTCGTTAAGTGTCCGAAGTGAACACCAGCATCAAGTAAGTCTTTATACTCTAATTTATTTGCCATTAATTGTTTATTTTTCTCGGTTGTAAGTATAACAGCCAAGCAAGCATATTAACGCTTACTGAACTGGAATCTTCTTCTCGCTTTTCTACGACCGTATTTCTTACGTTCCACCATTCTTGGGTCTCTAGTTAAGAAACCTTCTTTTTTAAGTGGAGGTCTGAATTCAGTGTCGATATCTACTAATGCTCTAGACACAGCTAATCTAATAGCTTCGGCTTGTCCAGCAGGACCACCTCCGTCTACATTCACCTTAATATCATAAGAACCCTCTACTTCAACAATGTTAAGAGGCTGCTTTACGATAGTGCGAAGAATCTCAGAAGGAAAGTAATCTTCTAAACTTCTGCTGTTAACAGTGATTTCGCCATTTCCTGCAGACACATAGATTCTGGCTACTGAAGTTTTTCTTCTTCCTATTGAACTTATTACTTCCATCAATTAAAATTTAATTTCTTTTGGTTGTTGAGCTTCATGTGGATGCTCAGCACCCTCATAAACGTATAAATTTTTGAATAAGGCTCTTCCAAGTCTGTTTTTAGGCAACATACCTCTAACTGCTCTTTCAACAAGCAATCTTGAGGACTTGGCCATCAATTCCTTAGGAGTAGCTGCACGCTGTCCTCCCGGATAACCGGTGTGTGTAACATATACCTTGTCGGTCCATTTTTTACCGGTAAGCCTGATCTTGTCAGCATTGATAACGATAACGTTATCACCGCAGTCTACATTAGGTGTAAACTCAGGCTTATTTTTTCCTCTAATTACTTTCGCAACCTCACTGGCCAACCTACCAAGAACCTTAGAATCAGCGTCTACGATGATCCATTCTTTGTTTACGGTTGCCTTGTTAGCCGAAACTGTCTTATAACTTAAAGTATCCACGCTTTAAAAGCTTTATTTTTTGTAATAGATATTTCTCCCCCTTGAAAAAGGACCACAAAGATAGAAGTATATATTTTCATATGCAACACCAGTCTGTAAATATTTACATTATGGCGTTTTTTTATGCATACTTATCCAGCTGCTTTACGAGCACCGCAAAGTCTTTTGGATAGGGTGCCTCTATATTTTTCTCTTCTCCATCTCTGGTAGTGAACCTTAAGGCTCGTGCGTGCAAAGCTAACCTTTTAATTAATGGTTGTTCCTCTGTATCGCGTTTTAAATTAAAATGTTTTTTAAACTGAGAAAGATATACCGCCTGACCTCCGTAATGAGGGTCGCTTACAATAGGAGCTCCCTGAGTGGTCAGGTGTATCCTGATTTGGTGCATCCTACCAGTTACAGGCCTGCATTCAACTAAAGTATTAGAGCGGTAAGCTTTTATTGTATTGAGCGTAGTCTGCGCTGGCTTTCCATCTCTATAGTCTATCTTCACGGTACCGTTAGAGAGCTTTGAAATAGGCTTGTCTATCACCAATTCATTAAAGTCATGAATGCCGTTACTCACTGCATGGTACACCTTACCTATTTTTCT
This genomic interval carries:
- the lon gene encoding endopeptidase La, with amino-acid sequence MFNKLFFSDLVQEDSEDLIQLINPEESSEEEQDNLPKEVSILPIRNTVLFPGVVIPITVGRQKSIKLVKKAYEGDRYIGVIAQKNVKTEDPSIDDIYTIGTVAKIIKMLVLPDGNTTIIIQGKSRFAIEEVKQEEPYIRASIELLKSTYPKSTKKEIKAIIQSLKDSASKILKLNPEIPQEAQMALDNIHDLGFLTHFLSSNLNAEVADKQRLLELNDGNERATLLLEFMLKEIQLLELKYDIQKKVHTDIDQQQRDYYLRQQIKVLQDELGHDGPDQEIEVLRKKGEKKDWPEDVNKHFQKELDKILRMNPAAAEYPVAMNYVELLLDLPWNEFTKDNFDLKRAKKILDNDHFGMDKVKDRIIEYLAVLKLKQDMKGPILCLYGPPGVGKTSLGRSIAKALKRKYVRMSLGGVHDEAEIRGHRKTYVGALPGKIIQNLKKAKSSNPVFILDEIDKVSSDFRGDPASALLEVLDPEQNGEFVDNYLELEYDLSKVLFIATANSLETIHPALRDRMEIIEISGYTQEEKVEIAKRHLIPKQKKEHGLKTKDVSFHKKGIEKVIDGYTRESGVRNLERTIGSVIRHAAKSIALEEEFNSTVTAEEVVKILGGERFDKELYQGNNIAGVVTGLAWTQVGGEILFIESSLSKGKGKLTLSGQLGDVMKESAMAAISYLKANAGHLGIDYRAFDQYDLHVHVPAGAVPKDGPSAGITMLTSLASIYTQRKVKDKLAMTGEITLRGKVLPVGGIKEKILAARRAGIKEIILSEKNERDINEIDEKYIKGLKINFVSTVDDVLAIALLKEKVKSPVTFSFADDNNKA
- a CDS encoding OmpA family protein, with protein sequence MLLLIFLNSAVFGQVKSGGVLNLNDSLSRFSQSDLFDFANVNKVPYYYNESKLNQIKKLYEEKATIALYPKLRAYVKNFGVMNFYRDTFWLWQLAKLTELHGDVEEAKLLYKLILKHHREDIDIEQIATYYDSLTTNDKDYYVSLDYYYELVDYRKEVDTLIPPRSVLLNMGDIVNSDLSDYGPTLSSNDDVLIFTSKRNSHFRGVDPVNDEDLFMTRYDYNSWDKANELKKLNTQYNEGSATLSKDGQTIYFARCNSPDSYGDCDLFVSRMEEDSTWGKATNLGANINSITWDSHPSLSHNEDTLYFASDRIGGFGLSDIYFSVRENGQWSKAQNIGPIINTRNSEVSPFYHHKDDVLYFSSNGQNLNFGEFDIYKSYYDRHNWTEPINIGPLVNGPGSEFYFTIDSKSENLYYARSVKDNMTNLDLYSFPVPMGAQPDATTKVKGSLTNEENGKPFQGIVSIIDLDNGIEVAPKFLRPDGSFEFDLINNNNYLLIIQGEEFFRIEEIFYLDGEKELHRQTTPISSKIKFESMEFEENRADLTTPMYGDLDKIADFLLDNPDYKLKINGHTDSDGQENFNLKLSQDRADIIKEYLVHFGGVEENRVTAKGYGSSKPIVKEITEEDKHLNRRVEFQIYQEENNEQ
- the tsf gene encoding translation elongation factor Ts; its protein translation is MAITAKDVNKLRQMTGAGMMDCKKALTEAEGDFDAAIDLLRKKGQKVSASRADREVTEGSVFVKTNDAGSKGILIALNCETDFVGKNEEFLGLGNAILDVAFEKEPATVEALMAEKIGNVTVEEKITELVGKIGEKIEISEYVIVDGEAVVPYIHAGNKLGVLVSLKGANGTDVQAAGKDVGMQIAAMNPVAVDKGDVDASTVEKELEIGKEQALAEGKPEAIVEKIAQGKLERFYKDNTLLNQQFVKDSSVTVAKYLDSVNSGLTVTEFKRVSIG
- the rpsB gene encoding 30S ribosomal protein S2; this translates as MANKLEYKDLLDAGVHFGHLTRKWDPKMAQYIFMEKNGIHIIDLNKTLECLDKASYALKNIVRSGRKVLFVATKKQAQDVVSEAARKLNMPYVTDRWLGGMLTNFATIRKSLKKMSSIDKMMKDESYQNLAKRERLMVSREKEKLERVLGGISDLNRLPAALFVIDVKREHIAVKEAQKLNIPVFAMVDTNSDPTGVDFPVPANDDAFKSISLITNYICDVVEEGLSERKKEKEEANLKKEEEAKKKADENETVEK
- the rpsI gene encoding 30S ribosomal protein S9, which produces MEVISSIGRRKTSVARIYVSAGNGEITVNSRSLEDYFPSEILRTIVKQPLNIVEVEGSYDIKVNVDGGGPAGQAEAIRLAVSRALVDIDTEFRPPLKKEGFLTRDPRMVERKKYGRRKARRRFQFSKR
- the rplM gene encoding 50S ribosomal protein L13; translation: MDTLSYKTVSANKATVNKEWIIVDADSKVLGRLASEVAKVIRGKNKPEFTPNVDCGDNVIVINADKIRLTGKKWTDKVYVTHTGYPGGQRAATPKELMAKSSRLLVERAVRGMLPKNRLGRALFKNLYVYEGAEHPHEAQQPKEIKF
- a CDS encoding RluA family pseudouridine synthase codes for the protein MAKVLFKDLILWEDEDYIVINKPPHISTLDDRNDQVNILSLAKKYSDDAQVGHRLDKETSGALIIAKNPEAYREISMQFENRKIGKVYHAVSNGIHDFNELVIDKPISKLSNGTVKIDYRDGKPAQTTLNTIKAYRSNTLVECRPVTGRMHQIRIHLTTQGAPIVSDPHYGGQAVYLSQFKKHFNLKRDTEEQPLIKRLALHARALRFTTRDGEEKNIEAPYPKDFAVLVKQLDKYA